One segment of Labrus mixtus chromosome 10, fLabMix1.1, whole genome shotgun sequence DNA contains the following:
- the thoc3 gene encoding THO complex subunit 3 gives MASQYYQEMQESFRNNNKSREFPAHTAKVHSVAWSCDGRRLASGSFDKTASVFVLEKDRLVKENNYRGHSDSVDQLCWHPTNPDLFVTASGDKTIRIWDVRTTKCIATVITKGENINICWSPDGQTIAVGNKDDVVTFIDAKTHRSRAEEQFKFEVNEISWNNDNDSFFLTNGSGCINILSYPELKPIQSINAHPSNCICIKFDPTGKYFATGSADALVSLWDVEELVCVRCFSRLDWPVRTLSFSHDGKMLASASEDHFIDIAEVETGEKLWEVQCDSPTFTVAWHPKRPLLAYACDDKEGKYDNNRESGTVKLFGLPNDS, from the exons ATGGCGTCGCAGTACTACCAAGAGATGCAGGAGAGCTTCAGGAATAACAACAAAAGTCGCGAGTTCCCGGCTCACACAGCGAAAGTCCACTCGGTGGCGTGGAGTTGTGACGGCAGGAGGCTCGCGTCCGGCTCCTTCGACAAAACAGCCAGCGTGTTTGTCCTGGAGAAGGACCGCTTG GTGAAAGAGAACAACTACAGAGGCCACAGTGACAGTGTGGATCAACTCTGCTGGCATCCAACAAACCCAGATCTGTTTGTCACAGCGTCTGGAGACAAGACCATCCGGATATGGGACGTCCGGACCACCAAATGCATCGCCACTGTCATTACAAAAG gagaaaacattaacatttgcTGGAGCCCGGACGGTCAGACCATCGCTGTCGGAAACAAAGACGACGTGGTGACCTTCATCGACGCCAAGACACACCGCTCCAGAGCAGAAGAGCAGTTCAAGTTCGAGGTGAACGAGATCTCTTGGAACAACGACAACGACTCATTCTTCCTCACTAACGGCAGCGGCTGCATCAATATTCTGAG ttaTCCCGAGCTGAAGCCAATCCAGTCCATCAACGCTCACCCGTCCAACTGCATCTGTATCAAGTTTGACCCCACGGGGAAATACTTTGCCACAGGAAGTGCAGACGCTCTGGTCTCACTGTGGGACGTGGAGGAACTGGTGTGTGTCCGCTGCTTCTCCAG GTTGGACTGGCCAGTGAGGACTCTGAGCTTCAGCCATGATGGAAAGATGTTAGCCTCAGCCTCTGAGGATCACTTTATAGACATCGCTGAGGTGGAAACAG GAGAGAAGCTGTGGGAAGTTCAGTGTGACTCTCCGACCTTTACCGTCGCCTGGCACCCCAAGAGGCCGCTGCTCGCCTACGCCTGCGACGACAAGGAGGGCAAATACGACAACAACAGAGAGTCGGGCACCGTCAAACTGTTCGGCCTTCCCAATGACTCTTGA